One window of the Eucalyptus grandis isolate ANBG69807.140 chromosome 6, ASM1654582v1, whole genome shotgun sequence genome contains the following:
- the LOC104448636 gene encoding VQ motif-containing protein 10 — MSGRGENAKPVKVVIINTEYVQTDAASFKSVVQKLTGKDSTVALSPKSADNLFHNSFEGCRQRATPERSRIEPVQQANASLCRDESFNRWMKEMPPPDELHQLWPWAES, encoded by the coding sequence ATGTCGGGCAGAGGAGAGAATGCAAAACCTGTTAAGGTGGTGATCATAAACACAGAATACGTCCAAACCGATGCGGCCAGCTTCAAATCCGTCGTCCAGAAGCTGACGGGCAAGGATTCCACAGTTGCCCTTTCCCCAAAGTCGGCAGACAACCTCTTCCACAACTCTTTCGAAGGATGCAGACAAAGAGCCACGCCGGAAAGGAGCCGAATTGAGCCGGTTCAGCAAGCAAATGCGTCCTTGTGCAGGGACGAATCGTTCAACAGATGGATGAAGGAGATGCCTCCTCCGGATGAGCTGCACCAGCTATGGCCGTGGGCTGAATCCTAG
- the LOC104448637 gene encoding 9-cis-epoxycarotenoid dioxygenase NCED1, chloroplastic, with product MTPVAAATWIHHSSPPIPSMPSSSPSVELGLNGPRKKPSRITCSLQTPPKLLLPKKPLTFQPSTTAVAAPPSTSKPRGKQAPVRWNLLQKFASMALEAVEDALVSRELEQPLPKTSDPQVQISGNFAPVPEQPVLHSLPVAGQIPDCIRGVYVRNGANPLYQPVAGHHLFDGDGMIHAVHLADGSASYACRFTKTHRFVQERDLGRPIFPKAIGELHGHFGIARLLLFYARGACGLLDHGHGIGVANAGLVYFNGRLLAMSEDDLPYRVRVTADSDLNTIGRYDFGGQLDSTMIAHPKVDPVSGELFALSYDVVRKPYLKYFRFSPDGRKSPDVEIPLAEPTMMHDFAITEQFVVIPDQQVVFKLNEMVRGGSPVIYDKAKTSRFGIMDKYASDASGIRWIDVPDCFCFHLWNAWEEPESDEVVVIGSCMTPPDSIFNEQDESLKSVLSEIRLNLKTGKSTRRPIIRDESEQVNLEAGMVNRNRLGRKTRFAYLALAEPWPKVSGFAKVDLATGQVRKFMYGEQRYGGEPLFLPREASSGSGEDDGYVLAFVHDEKEWRSELQIVNAATLELEATVQLPSRVPYGFHGTFISAEDLAKQA from the coding sequence ATGACTCCAGTCGCAGCAGCCACATGGATCCATCACTCCTCTCCTCCAATCCCATCCATgccttcttcttcaccttcgGTTGAATTGGGCTTGAACGGGCCCAGGAAAAAGCCCAGCAGAATCACTTGCTCTCTCCAAACGCCCCCCAAGCTCCTCCTCCCCAAGAAACCATTGACTTTCCAACCGTCAACGACCGCCGTTGCCGCTCCTCCCTCCACTTCAAAGCCTCGCGGCAAACAAGCTCCGGTACGATGGAACTTGTTGCAGAAATTCGCGTCCATGGCGTTAGAGGCCGTCGAGGACGCCCTCGTCTCCCGCGAGCTCGAGCAGCCCCTCCCCAAGACGTCCGACCCGCAGGTCCAAATCTCGGGCAACTTCGCTCCCGTGCCCGAGCAGCCCGTCCTTCACTCGCTCCCTGTGGCTGGCCAGATCCCCGACTGCATCCGAGGCGTGTACGTGCGGAACGGGGCCAACCCGCTCTATCAGCCGGTTGCCGGCCACCACTTGTTCGACGGCGACGGCATGATCCACGCCGTTCATCTCGCCGACGGCTCCGCCAGCTACGCCTGCCGCTTCACCAAGACGCACCGCTTTGTCCAGGAGCGGGACCTCGGCCGCCCGATCTTCCCCAAGGCCATCGGCGAGCTCCATGGCCACTTTGGCATCGCCAGGCTCCTTCTCTTCTACGCGCGTGGGGCCTGCGGTCTCCTCGACCACGGCCACGGCATCGGAGTTGCCAACGCAGGCCTCGTCTATTTCAACGGCCGCCTGCTCGCCATGTCAGAGGACGACTTGCCCTACCGCGTCCGCGTCACTGCCGACAGCGACCTCAACACCATCGGTCGCTACGACTTCGGCGGCCAGCTGGACTCCACGATGATCGCCCACCCGAAGGTCGACCCTGTCTCAGGCGAACTCTTCGCCCTCAGCTACGACGTCGTCCGGAAGCCCTACCTCAAGTACTTCCGCTTCTCGCCTGACGGGAGGAAGTCACCCGACGTTGAGATCCCCCTTGCGGAGCCGACAATGATGCACGACTTCGCGATCACCGAGCAGTTCGTGGTGATCCCAGACCAGCAGGTGGTGTTCAAGCTGAACGAGATGGTCCGCGGAGGATCTCCGGTGATCTATGACAAGGCTAAAACGTCGAGGTTTGGAATCATGGACAAGTATGCGAGCGATGCATCTGGAATCCGGTGGATCGACGTGCCGGATTGCTTCTGCTTCCACCTCTGGAACGCCTGGGAAGAGCCGGAGAGCGACGAGGTCGTCGTGATCGGCTCGTGCATGACGCCGCCGGACTCGATCTTCAACGAGCAGGACGAGAGCCTGAAGAGCGTCTTGTCCGAGATCAGGCTCAATCTGAAGACTGGCAAGTCGACGCGGCGTCCCATCATACGCGACGAGAGTGAGCAAGTGAACCTGGAGGCGGGAATGGTGAACCGGAACAGGCTCGGGAGGAAAACCCGGTTCGCGTACCTGGCCCTGGCCGAGCCATGGCCAAAGGTGTCAGGATTTGCGAAGGTGGACCTGGCGACAGGGCAAGTCCGCAAGTTCATGTACGGAGAGCAGAGGTACGGCGGCGAGCCCCTGTTCCTGCCGAGGGAGGCGAGTTCAGGGAGCGGAGAGGATGACGGGTACGTGTTGGCGTTCGTGCACGACGAGAAGGAGTGGAGGTCGGAGCTACAGATCGTGAACGCCGCGACTCTGGAGCTGGAGGCGACGGTCCAGCTCCCGTCGCGAGTCCCCTACGGGTTCCACGGGACGTTCATCAGCGCCGAGGATCTGGCGAAGCAGGCTTGA
- the LOC104451608 gene encoding VQ motif-containing protein 10 gives MSGRGGNANPVKVVIIETQYVETDVASFKSVVQKLTGKDSTVAVSPNSSGNLFQSSFEGSRQRAMPEMSRSEPVLRTNASLCRDESFNRLMKEMPPADELHHLWLWAQS, from the coding sequence ATGTCGGGCAGAGGAGGAAATGCGAACCCAGTTAAGGTGGTGATCATAGAAACGCAGTACGTGGAAACCGACGTGGCCAGCTTCAAATCCGTTGTCCAGAAGCTGACCGGCAAGGATTCCACGGTTGCCGTTTCGCCGAACTCGTCGGGCAACCTCTTCCAGTCCTCTTTCGAAGGAAGCAGACAAAGAGCCATGCCAGAGATGAGCCGCTCTGAGCCAGTTCTGCGAACAAACGCATCGTTGTGCAGGGACGAATCGTTCAACAGATTGATGAAGGAGATGCCTCCTGCGGATGAGCTGCACCACCTATGGCTGTGGGCTCAATCCTAG
- the LOC104451607 gene encoding LOW QUALITY PROTEIN: heme-binding protein 2-like (The sequence of the model RefSeq protein was modified relative to this genomic sequence to represent the inferred CDS: deleted 1 base in 1 codon) has protein sequence MAATNMLLKLSMFFNILSRPHLGLWSNQKDVKVFPPTCDRIECPSFDVVHVGDGYEIRRYNSTVWIATAPIPGISLVEATRSGFIQLFDYIQGKNSYQKKIEMTAPVITEVSPSDGPFCASSFVVSFYVPKENQANPPPAEGLHAQRWKPRYIAIRQFGGFVADYDVAVEAAALEASLSGTTWANAIEKSREKESGTGTSSYTVAQYNSEFEFNNRVNEIWMPFDLDDASSV, from the exons ATGGCCGCGACGAACATGTTGCTGAAGCTTTCGATGTTCTTCAATATCTTGTCCCGCCCGCACTTGGGACTTTGGTCAAATCAGAAGGACGTGAAGGTGTTCCCGCCGACATGCGACCGCATCGAGTGCCCGAGCTTCGATGTCGTACACGTGGGCGACGGATATGAGATCCGGCGGTACAATTCCACGGTGTGGATAGCCACTGCTCCTATTCCCGGCATCTCGCTTGTCGAAGCCACACGCTCCGGCTTCATCCA GCTATTTGACTACATACAAGGTAAGAACAGCTACCAGAAAAAGATAGAGATGACAGCACCGGTGATCACCGAGGTCTCTCCAAGTGACGGTCCGTTTTGCGCATCCTCGTTTGTGGTGAGCTTCTATGTCCCGAAAGAGAACCAAGCGAACCCGCCCCCGGCGGAAGGCCTCCATGCTCAGAGGTGGAAGCCCAGGTACATTGCCATCAGACAGTTCGGAGGATTCGTCGCCGACTATGATGTTGCAGTGGAGGCA GCTGCCTTGGAAGCCAGCCTCAGCGGCACCACATGGGCTAATGCCATCGAGAAGAGCCGTGAGAAAGAGAGCGGCACCGGCACTTCGTCATACACGGTCGCGCAGTATAATTCTGAGTTCGAGTTCAATAATAGAGTGAATGAGATATGGATGCCATTCGACTTGGATGATGCTTCCTCCGTATga
- the LOC104448634 gene encoding pentatricopeptide repeat-containing protein At1g53600, mitochondrial has protein sequence MLAKQDAFFMCRSLLLFRFSVQSLQHHLITQKVLSRPITNAATRSHRSSSFLVYCNTQITKHGRNGRLEEAESVFRRMPSKNTVSWTAMLTAYADNGRVREARQMFDEMPERNTASYNAMITAYVRNNWNVSRAYKLFVEIPDRNAVSYGAMIAGFVRAGKVDKAKELYLSMPVKWRDPVCSNALISGYLKLGALEEAAWVFEGMARRDVISWSSMLDGYCKNVGVGAAKELFDKMPERNVVSWTAMINGYMKMGHFESGFDLFRDMRKEGTVRVNSMTLTVMLEACGDFGRSQEGIQMHGLMFQLGLEFDLFIKNSIIKMYSSFGIVDDAIKIFYSMDERNEVTWNSLISAYVQNDSIEEAYRLFAKMPRKDAVSWTTIISGFLGNGIIDRAIKLFEMMPVKDDIAWTAMISGFVKNSEFEEAFHWYIQMLQKAIKPNPLTLSSVLSASAGLATLNHGVQIHAHVVKMDLEHVLSMQNSLISMYSKCGSVLDAYRIFTETTDPNIVSYNSIITGLAQNGFGTEALRLFKKMQSVSQEPNEVTFLAILSACTHVGLVEEGWNYFKSMKSLYGIEPGPDHYACMVDLLGRAGLLNEAICLISSVPLEPHPGVWGALLSASNIHLRVDLAELAAQRLIKLQPDNATSYVVLSNLYYTSGKQDFSDNVRMAQKSKRVRKSPGCSWIMMKDSVHLFLAGDKSHTNFRDIEATLCTISKEIQLLESHF, from the coding sequence ATGTTAGCAAAACAAGATGCTTTCTTTATGTGCAGATCCCTCCTCCTCTTTCGCTTTTCAGTCCAAAGTCTTCAGCACCACTTGATTACTCAGAAGGTCCTATCAAGGCCCATTACTAATGCTGCAACGAGAAGCCATAGATCGAGCAGCTTCCTTGTTTATTGCAACACCCAGATCACGAAGCATGGACGAAACGGTCGCCTCGAAGAAGCTGAATCCGTCTTCCGACGGATGCCCTCCAAGAACACCGTTTCTTGGACCGCCATGCTCACCGCGTACGCGGACAATGGGCGGGTTCGGGAAGCCCGGCAgatgttcgacgaaatgcccgaGAGGAATACTGCTTCGTATAATGCGATGATCACTGCCTACGTTCGCAACAATTGGAATGTCAGTAGGGCTTATAAGTTGTTCGTTGAGATTCCTGACCGCAATGCGGTCTCCTACGGTGCCATGATCGCAGGGTTTGTTCGGGCAGGGAAGGTGGACAAAGCGAAAGAACTTTACCTTTCGATGCCAGTCAAGTGGCGAGATCCTGTGTGCTCGAATGCTTTGATAAGTGGGTATTTGAAGCTGGGGGCACTTGAAGAGGCAGCTTGGGTTTTTGAGGGTATGGCACGGAGAGATGTAATTTCCTGGAGCTCTATGCTGGACGGATATTGCAAGAACGTTGGCGTTGGTGCTGCCAAAGAGTTGTTCGATAAGATGCCAGAGCGAAATGTTGTATCTTGGACTGCTATGATTAATGGGTATATGAAGATGGGGCATTTTGAAAGTGGTTTTGATCTTTTTAGGGATATGAGAAAGGAAGGAACGGTAAGGGTGAATTCTATGACACTTACTGTTATGTTGGAAGCTTGTGGTGACTTTGGGAGGTCCCAAGAAGGCATTCAGATGCATGGATTAATGTTTCAACTTGgacttgaatttgatttattcataaaaaattccatTATCAAAATGTATTCTAGTTTTGGCATTGTAGATGATGCTATTAAGATTTTTTATTCGATGGACGAAAGGAACGAAGTCACATGGAATAGTTTAATCTCTGCTTATGTCCAGAATGATAGTATTGAAGAAGCCTATCGTCTATTTGCCAAGATGCCCAGGAAGGATGCAGTCTCTTGGACAACTATTATTTCAGGATTTTTAGGAAATGGAATAATTGATAGAGCAATTAAGCTATTTGAAATGATGCCTGTAAAAGATGACATTGCTTGGACGGCCATGATATCTGGTTTTGTGAAGAATAGCGAATTCGAGGAGGCATTCCATTGGTACATCCAGATGCTTCAGAAAGCAATCAAGCCTAATCCTCTTACTTTGAGCAGTGTGCTAAGTGCTTCTGCTGGTTTGGCAACCCTGAACCATGGTGTACAGATTCATGCTCATGTTGTGAAGATGGACCTGGAGCACGTTCTTTCCATGCAGAACTCATTAATATCGATGTACTCAAAGTGTGGAAGTGTTCTTGATGCCTACAGAATATTCACAGAAACAACTGACCCTAACATAGTCTCTTATAATTCTATCATCACTGGGCTTGCCCAAAATGGATTTGGCACAGAAGCTCTCAGATTATTCAAAAAGATGCAGAGTGTGAGTCAGGAGCCCAATGAAGTTACCTTTCTTGCCATACTCTCTGCATGCACTCATGTGGGGCTTGTTGAAGAAGGATGGAATTATTTTAAATCCATGAAGTCATTATACGGGATAGAACCGGGGCCTGATCATTACGCTTGCATGGTTGACCTCCTTGGCCGAGCTGGATTGCTAAATGAAGCTATCTGTTTGATTAGTTCCGTGCCCCTTGAGCCCCACCCTGGGGTTTGGGGAGCCCTTCTTAGTGCAAGTAACATCCACTTGCGGGTTGATCTTGCAGAGCTTGCAGCTCAACGACTGATCAAGTTGCAGCCTGATAATGCAACATCTTATGTTGTTTTGTCCAACCTATATTATACCTCTGGGAAGCAGGATTTTTCTGACAACGTTAGAATGGCCCAGAAATCTAAAAGAGTGAGAAAGAGTCCAGGATGCAGTTGGATTATGATGAAGGACAGTGTCCATTTGTTTCTTGCGGGAGACAAATCCCATACAAATTTCAGAGATATAGAAGCTACTCTATGCACTATCTCAAAGGAGATACAACTTTTAGAATCTCACTTCTAA
- the LOC104448635 gene encoding heme-binding protein 2: MAATNMLLKFSVLLNLLSSSRLGLWRDQKHAGVFPPTCDRIECPSFDVVHVGDGYEIRRYNSTVWMSTAPIPDISLVEATRSGFLQLFDYIQGKNSYEKQIEMTAPVITEVSPSDGPFCTSSFVVSFYVPKENQANPPPAEGLHAQRWNPIYVAARQFGGFVADSDVAVEAAALEASLSGTTWANAIQKSHEKERSTSASVYTVAQYNSPFEFDNRVNEIWMLFDMEDASSI, from the exons ATGGCCGCGACGAACATGTTGCTGAAGTTTTCAGTGCTCCTCAACCTCTTGTCCAGCTCGCGGTTGGGACTCTGGCGGGATCAGAAGCACGCGGGGGTGTTCCCGCCGACGTGCGACCGCATCGAGTGCCCGAGCTTCGACGTCGTGCACGTGGGCGATGGCTACGAGATCCGGCGCTACAATTCCACGGTGTGGATGTCCACCGCTCCCATCCCCGACATCTCCCTCGTCGAAGCCACTCGCTCCGGCTTCCTCCA gcTATTTGACTACATACAAGGTAAGAACAGCTATGAGAAACAGATAGAGATGACGGCACCGGTGATCACTGAGGTCTCTCCAAGTGATGGTCCGTTCTGCACATCCTCATTTGTCGTGAGCTTCTATGTGCCGAAAGAGAACCAAGCAAACCCACCCCCAGCAGAAGGCCTCCATGCTCAGAGGTGGAATCCCATATACGTCGCCGCTAGACAGTTTGGAGGATTCGTCGCCGACTCTGATGTTGCAGTAGAGGCAGCTGCCTTGGAAGCCAGCCTTAGTGGCACTACTTGGGCTAATGCCATCCAGAAGAGCCATGAGAAAGAGAGGAGCACTAGCGCTTCGGTTTACACGGTCGCGCAGTATAATTCTCCATTCGAGTTCGATAACAGAGTGAATGAGATATGGATGCTGTTTGACATGGAAGATGCTTCCTCTATATGA